A window of Ranitomeya variabilis isolate aRanVar5 chromosome 2, aRanVar5.hap1, whole genome shotgun sequence contains these coding sequences:
- the LOC143806676 gene encoding LOW QUALITY PROTEIN: UPF0696 protein C11orf68 homolog (The sequence of the model RefSeq protein was modified relative to this genomic sequence to represent the inferred CDS: substituted 1 base at 1 genomic stop codon): MLNCEEGERVSKVAEDHAAESMAADMDPWIIFDARKTPRAEFHEXLETYRPSRVPRFGDSEEGSGPVGWIAVYGPGYCPQVEGGKNLQDTWEKLQSTGRTVNYELVRELALNYGVTSGKWLMHLDTGFKVDHAWRGLATAVVEGRLNVAKVSPHHPESKHVICVYTQDFTDEESIMQTDAVIRSSGVKCLLTYKPDVYTYLGIYRNNHWQICPTIYESRFDLECIPRRSRVTNKVTNIEVT, from the coding sequence ATGTTAAATTGTGAGGAGGGCGAGCGAGTATCAAAAGTAGCAGAAGACCATGCTGCGGAGTCCATGGCTGCTGATATGGATCCTTGGATAATCTTTGATGCCCGCAAAACTCCACGAGCGGAATTTCATGAGTAGTTAGAAACTTATCGTCCTTCCAGGGTCCCTCGTTTTGGAGATTCTGAAGAAGGATCTGGTCCAGTAGGATGGATTGCTGTTTATGGCCCAGGCTACTGTCCACAGGTTGAAGGTGGCAAGAACCTTCAGGATACATGGGAAAAGCTCCAAAGTACAGGACGCACAGTTAATTATGAACTTGTTCGAGAGTTGGCACTTAATTACGGAGTAACATCTGGAAAATGGCTGATGCATTTAGATACTGGATTTAAAGTTGACCACGCCTGGCGTGGATTAGCTACTGCCGTAGTAGAAGGTCGGCTTAATGTTGCTAAAGTGAGTCCTCACCATCCTGAAAGTAAGCATGTGATATGTGTGTATACTCAAGACTTCACCGATGAAGAAAGTATCATGCAAACAGATGCCGTCATTCGGAGTTCCGGGGTGAAATGTTTACTGACCTACAAGCCTGATGTGTACACCTATTTAGGCATTTACAGAAACAATCACTGGCAGATATGCCCCACTATCTATGAAAGCCGATTTGATTTGGAATGCATTCCTCGACGGTCCAGAGTTACCAATAAGGTTACCAATATAGAagttacttga